One Coccinella septempunctata chromosome 1, icCocSept1.1, whole genome shotgun sequence DNA window includes the following coding sequences:
- the LOC123309305 gene encoding uncharacterized protein LOC123309305 — protein MNRNRYGNTDEGLQQWKRVSKKYSYMYGRKLVLFVSMIIWIFDAFSDRFPPNSSISMIILSVQAFHGFIVVPLYTMKTLRRVIDVNNKPRIDNLDELLEIGNNHVTEIDRRRK, from the exons ATGAACCGAAATCGATATGGCAATACAGACGAGGGACTACAACAATGGAAAAGGGTATCAAAAAAATACAGTTATAT gtatggaagaaaattggTGCTGTTTGTTTCAATGATTATTTGGATTTTCGACGCATTTAGCGACCGTTTTCCTCCTAACTCTTCCATCTCTATGATCATACTGTCGGTCCAAGCTTTTCACGGTTTCATAGTTGTGCCCTTGTACACCATGAAAACACTGAGGAGAGTTATTGATGTGAACAATAAACCCCGAATAGACAATTTAGACGAGTTACTTGAAATTGGTAACAACCATGTGACTGAAATAGACAgaagaaggaaatga
- the LOC123312149 gene encoding probable G-protein coupled receptor Mth-like 10: MMRILFSVILFGGVFSQTLVSSAEDSLTTAEYSGTTIENKITILLPKCCSHGFAVGASNCSLTNVTFQPDFSVHKHNDTAFDDEPIDSSLIIFDTYIKDPCKGLKFPLSPEENPIFLVNGSLLLAGMGEYDGILGHNQFCIDNLNMIPGDSTVYTFVCVRDQEDNALPRWVFTAYITLVTISSLLFSSSAVFFYKQDSRGIHRKSFIAFAISMSVTYLIIILMQFISWGCKFFGLLLQFFVILSFCWLAVLCFDLAWSIHNYRVKENVDRTKYYIGSTILVSSVFLIISVSNNFTPDIPFTFFKPQFEKTSCIEFANRRSSLFFTAIILTLTVSVLSLSYSLLKMNRNRYGNTDEGLQQWKRVSKKYSYMYGRKLVLFVSMIIWIFDAFSDRFPPNSSISMIILSVQAFHGFIVVPLYTMKTLRRVIDVNNKPRIDNLDELLEIGNNHVTEIDRRRK, encoded by the exons ATGATGAGAATTTTATTTAGCGTGATTTTGTTCGGGGGTGTTTTTTCGCAAACACTTGTTTCCAGTGCTGAAGACAGCCTTACGACTGCGGAATACTCAGGAACGACAATTGAAAACAAG attaCCATTTTGCTACCGAAATGTTGCTCCCATGGTTTTGCTGTTGGAGCAAGCAACTGCAGCCTCACAAATGTAACCTTTCAACCAGATTTCAGCGTTCACAAGCACAATGATACAGCTTTCGATGATGAACCGATTGATTCCAGCTTAATTATCTTCGACACTTACATCAAGGATCCTTGCAAAGGACTCAA GTTTCCCCTATCACCTgaggaaaatccaatatttctaGTAAATGGGTCACTTCTGCTAGCTGGCATGGGTGAATATGATGGTATATTAGGACATAATCAGTTCTGCATAGATAACTTAAACATGATTCCTGGAGACTCTACAGTGTATACCTTCGTATGCGTAAGAGACCAAGAAGATAACGCTCTTCCTAGATGGGTGTTTACAGCTTATATAACCC tTGTTACAATATCCTCCCTTCTCTTCTCCTCATCcgcagtttttttttataaacaagATTCGAGAGGGATTCACAGGAAGTCCTTCATAGCGTTTGCTATTTCGATGAGTGTAACCTACTTGATCATCATATTGATGCAGTTCATATCTTGGGGTTGCAAATTCTTCG GGTTACTCCTTCAATTTTTCGTGATACTTTCCTTCTGTTGGCTTGCTGTATTATGTTTTGATCTTGCTTGGAGCATTCA TAATTACAGGGTGAAGGAAAATGTGGATCGCACCAAATACTACATAGGAAGTACCATTTTAGTATCCTCCGTATTCCTTATAATATCTGTGTCCAATAATTTTACTCCAGATATTCCCTTCACCTTCTTCAAACCTCAGTTTGAGAAGACCAGCTGCATTGAATTTG CCAATCGGCgttcttcattatttttcaccGCCATAATCCTAACACTGACAGTATCGGTGCTGAGCCTATCTTATAGTTTACTTAAAATGAACCGAAATCGATATGGCAATACAGACGAGGGACTACAACAATGGAAAAGGGTATCAAAAAAATACAGTTATAT gtatggaagaaaattggTGCTGTTTGTTTCAATGATTATTTGGATTTTCGACGCATTTAGCGACCGTTTTCCTCCTAACTCTTCCATCTCTATGATCATACTGTCGGTCCAAGCTTTTCACGGTTTCATAGTTGTGCCCTTGTACACCATGAAAACACTGAGGAGAGTTATTGATGTGAACAATAAACCCCGAATAGACAATTTAGACGAGTTACTTGAAATTGGTAACAACCATGTGACTGAAATAGACAgaagaaggaaatga